The DNA window ACACGGTGGTGCTGCCATCGGGTCGGCGCCCTTCGAGGGGGTTCGGCTGGCCGCTGAGGGTGGCGGCAGCAAGGACGTCGCCGAGGGGGCCGACCATGGCTTCCTGGATGGCGGCGCCGTCGGCGAGGGCTTGCATGAGGCGCGCGGAGGAGAGGTGGGTGCCGCGGGCCATGTTCAGGAAGCCGGTGAAGGTGGGGATGAGGTCGTCGCCCGTCCAGCCATGGAACTGGATGCTGACCTTGGCCAGGCCGCTGTTCGTGACCTCGGGATCGAAGGAGTCGTCCCGGAAGGTGCCGCCCATGCCGTGGCCGAACATGATGAAGTGGTAGTCGTCGGTGCCCGCAGGGAGGGAGACGCGGAAGGGGGCTTCGCCGGTGTCGTGCGCGAGCGGCAGGCCGTCACTGCCGAGGGTGAGGCCGTCGTCGTTCACGAAGGCGGGGAGGCCGACGAGGCGGCCCTCGACCACGGCCGCGACGGTGCCGGCCTGGGGGAGGTCGACGCGATCGAGGACGACCTGGACCTGGCCATCGTTCACGGCCTTGCGGGCCTGATCCTGCATGGCGAGGAGGCGACGGGTGGCGTCGTCGGCCGAGCGGGTCGTGAAATCCCAGACGCGGAGGACACGCGCGGGGTCGATCCCGGCGCGGTCGAGCGTCGCTCGGGTGGGAGCGTGGTAACCGCGGAGATCGGCCTCTTGCTGTGAGGCAGGGGTCTCCTGCGCGAGGGCGACGCGAGCGACGCGGCTCGGCGCGACGGCGCCCCCACCGACGGCGCGAAGGGAATCCGTGACCGCGACCACGTAGTCCGCGTTCGGCTCGAGGGGCCGCTGCGGGTAGGCAAAGACCATCGACTCTCCCGGGATGTCCGGGTTTTTCTTGATGACGATGCGCAGGGGCACGGCCTGGCCGTACGCGGGGTGATCATGCTGTGCGAGGAGGAGGCGCACGGTCCCCTCCGCGGAGATGGCCCCGGGCGTCTCGTCGAGGTCGGCCGCGAAGCCGGCGACGATGGGGGTGAGGCGGGAGAAGCCATCGGCCCGGTTGAGGGAGGTGGGGTCGTCCTCGGGGTAGTAGAGCGAGCCCGCGTCGAGGTGGACCCGGAGGCCGGTGGTCGACGTGGTGTCGACCTCGCTGAAGGCGCTGGAGGGCCAGGGCAGGAGGCAGTGCAGCTCTTCTGCTTCGCCGCACGGCGCGGTCATGGGGACGCGCTCCCCGGCGCTGCGGTCGGGAGCGTCGAACGACGGAGGATCCTCGCCACCACAGGCCGGAAAGGCCGTCATGGCGAGCGCTGCGAGGAGGGCCCGGGAGTGGAGGGGAATGCGGGGGAGCATGGAGATGATCCCGTGTATCACCCCTCCGTGAGGACGCGAAGGGGGCGCGACCCGTGCGGGTCCTGCGCACCCCGCGCGTCGTCGATGGTCAGCGGGACGAGCTGCCAGCGCCTTCGGCCCACCGGCCGTCGCCCGCGGCGATCCAGCCGAACTCGCGCCGAACCTGGTCCTCCATGCGGCCGCCGTAGCTGTGCCCTGCGCCGTCGACTTCGAGCACGCGCACGCGCAAGCCCGCGTCGTTCAGGAGGACCGCGGCCTGGTTTGCTTTGTTCGCGCAGCCCGACCCGCCGCACGCGAAGAGGACGCGCTCGCCGCCATGTTGCTTGAAGAGCCGCGCGGCCTGCGCACTCCACTCGTTGTAGCCCCCGTTCCCACCTTCGATGAGGACGACCCGCGAGAAGCGCGGCTGGTTTTCGAGGAGCAGTGGAACGCCGTGAATCGCGCCCTGAGAGTAGCCCACGAAGATGGGCGACTCGGTGTCGACGTGGTCGGGGAACCTCGCTTGCAGGGCGTCGAGGGCCGCCTTGATCTCGCGGCCGAGCTCGATGTGGTTCCGGTAGAAGTAGCCGGTCTGCGGGCCAGGCTCGCCGTTGCTCATCGGGGTGCCACGGGGGCAGAGCACGAAGCCACGGTCCTGGATGGTGTTGCGCCAGATGGTGCAGTGGGGCTCCGCCCGATCACCAGCACCGTGGGTGGCGACGATGACCGGGCGCGGCCCCACGACCCCCTGTGGCACGGAGACGACGGCAGGCTGGTGGCCCGGGACCTGCAATTCCGTGAAGGGTCCCCCGTCGAGCGTCTCGGCCTCGGAGGGCGAGCGGGGGGAGTTCACATCCTCCACGCGCGACTCGAAGGTCGGCGTGGGTTTGCGCGACTTCCCCGTCCCCCTGCCCTCCTGTTCGAAGGGCAGGAAGCCAGGCGAAGTCGACCGCGCCTTCCGCTGTCCGGAGTCCGAATCGAGCGGTGCGCCAGCGCAATGGATGCCTCCGAATGCGACGCCAGCAAGCGCCATCATGCCGAGGATCCGCCCTCTGGGTGTATGCATTCTGTTCACTCCGTGAGCCTGGAGCAATGCTGATGCCGCGCCCGATCCGGCACGGTCGGGCCAGGGAACGGTCAGGCCTGCTCGCCCGAGCGGGCTTGCGCGGAACGAGCTGCACGTCGCAGGCTGGCGGCATGGAGTTCGACGACGCGGGCTGGGTGACGGGGCACATCACGGCGCTGCGAATTCCAGAAGCGTGGTCGCTGCTGTCCCCCACCCCCGAGGCGCGCGTCGACGCGGCGCGGTGGGCGCACGTGGCCGCGAGCTTCTTCCGGATGTCGCTCGCCGTGGTGCAGGCCAAGGCCTATCCATCGGGCACCCTGCCCCTGGTCGATGCCCTGGAGGTCGACCTGGGTCCGCGGGAAGGGGCGTCGACGCGGGTCCAGGTGCTCACCTTTCCGATCGAGCGGGCGCCCGAGGTGCGCGCGGCGGCGCTCCAGGGGGTGGCCGCCATCGGTGGCGCAGGGATGGACGCGCTCGTGGCCCGGGCGCGGCGCGTGTGGCAGGTGGCGAGCGCCGTGCCCGGGCAGGGGGATGCGCGGATGCCGCTGGCGATGGCGGCGGTGCTGGCTTCCACCTTCCAGGCCCCCATCGTGCCCCCGGACGAGGTGACGATCTTCGGGGTGAAAGGAGCGCGGACCCGGCTCGAAGCGAGGGGCTTCCGGACGTGAGCGCGTGAGAGGGCGGCTGAGAGCGAGTGACGGAAGGCCTGCAGGCATTCGAAGGACGAGGGCTGCGATGAAAGGTGACGAGCGCCCGAAGCGAGGAACTCATCAAACTTCTACCGCCATGACGCAATGGCAATGAGTGACGTTGTATTGAACAAATACCGCCGTAACACCCGTATCAGACATTAATAATTCGACACAAGGGTTGCTGTTGCAATCGCTTGGAGACAAGGGTAAGCGGACATCTCATGCGCAACCCGACTCTCCTGCTCCTCACCACATTGTCCGCTCTCCTCGCCTCCGCTTGTGCCGTCGATGTCGAGGACACCGGCGTGCTCGATGATGTCGAGGTGGAAGAGGACAACGACGCAATCGTCGGAGGATCCAATCAGAACATCACCGACCATCCCTGGCAGGTCTCGATCCAGTCCTCTTCTGGAAGCCATTTCTGCGGCGGCTCCGTGCTCAATGCGAACTGGATCGTCACGGCGCAGCATTGCATCGAGGGAGCGGCCAGCTACAACGTCGCCGCCCCAGGGTCGATGCGCGTCGCGGCGGGCGCCTCGAAGCTGAGCGGCATGAACAGCAGCGGGCAGATCCGGCAGATCGAGCAGGTCATTCCGTATCCCGGCTACTCGGACGCCTCTCTCGGCAAGGACATCGCCCTCATCAAGCTCTCGTCGCCGCTCACCCTGAACGGCACCACGGTGAAGGCGATCGCGCTGGCGACGCCGGCCGACGCCTCGGCGGGGCTGACGAACGCTGGCGTGAGCGCCAACGTGAGCGGCTGGGGGACGCTGCGGTCGGGCGGCTCGTCGCCGGACACGCTCCAGGCCGTGAACGTGCCGATCGTCTCCAATGCGACCGCGAGCAGCCTGTACGGGACGACCATCAGCGCCGATCAGATCGCCGCAGGAGACACGACGAACGGTGGCAAGGATGCCTGCCAGGGTGACAGCGGCGGCCCGTTCACGGTCGCGAAGGGCTCGGACCGGATCCTCGCCGGCGTGGTGAGCTGGGGGAATGGTTGCGCCGACAGGCGGTATCCCGGTCTGTATGCGCGGGTGTCGACGTTCGAGTCGTGGTTGAACTCGACCTCCAGCAGCACGTTCAACCAGGTGACGAACCAGACCGGCCTGTCCGGTGCGTCGAACTCCTGGAAGCACTACACGGTGACGGTGCCCGCCGGCGCGAAGGGACTCAGCGTCTACACGGGCCGCGCGTCGAGCAGCAGCGGGGACGCGGATCTCTTCGTGCGCAGGACGTCGCAGCCCACCACCAGCGCGTACAACTGCAGGTCGCAGGAGTCGGGGAACAACGAGGGCTGCGTCATCCCGTCGCCGGCCTCGGGCACCTGGTACGTCTCCGTGCGCGGATACTCCAGCTACTCCGGTGTGAACCTCACCGCCTACACGTACTGACAGGCGCTCTCAGGGAGCGTCTGCGGTCTCCTGCCTTGCAGACGCTCCTGACACTCTCGTCTGGCAGCGCATCGGCAGTCCATCGACGCTCAAAAAAGACACTCCGCTGGGCTATCATCAGCGGATGCCCCACTCCCTGCTACATCTGGAGGCGCGGGAGATCCTGGACGCGCTTCCAGAGCCAGTCGCGCTGGTCGACGACAGGCAGATCATTCAGTACCTCAACGCCGCATGGCAGCGCGTCTCCCTCCCGGAGGAGCAAGGCGCCGAGGCAGCCTATGCACCTGGGCGCGCCTTCACGGCCTGCATGAGCCAGTCGCTCGGCGCCGGGGCCGAGGACGAGGCGTTGCTCACGGCCGCGCTGCAGGGGGAGCGTGTCGAGCGGCGCGGGCGGGTGCTCGATGCGTCGCTCGATGCGTCGAAGGAGCGCTGGCTCCTCACCCAGGTCGTCCCCTGGGGGCCTCACAGCGCGCGGCGCGTGCTGGTCAGCAAGCGCGACATCACCACGGAGATGGTGAGCACGCGCTCCTCGGAGCGCTACCACGAGATCCTCAAGTCGGTGGGGTTCGCCGCGTCGCAGTTCCTGGGGAGCGGCTCCTGGTCGGAGCGGGTGGCGCGGGTCCTCGAGCGCTTCGGCCAGGTCACCGACGTGAGCCGCGTCTACGTGTTCGATGCGCGGCAGTCGCCAGCAGGAGACTGGGTCTGCAGCCAGCTGTACGAGTGGTGCGCCGACGGGGTGACCGTCGAGATCGACAACCCCGACTTGCAGAACATGCCGTTCGAGGAGCTGGGCCTCGGGCGCTGGATCGAGCACCTGTCACGCGACGAGCCGATCTTCGGGCAGGTGAACACGTTCCCGGCGGGAGAGCGGGCGATCCTCGAACCCCAGTCGATCGTCTCCATCGTGGTGGTGCCCATCTTCGTCAGCGGGACGTGGTGGGGGTTCCTGGGGTTCGACGAGTGCCGGTCGGCGCGCGCATGGTCGCTGGCGGAGATCGAGGCGCTCCGGGCCGGGGCGGGGTTGCTCGGCTCCGCGTTCCACAACGAGCAGTCGCGCTCCCTGGTCCAGGAGCGGCTGGCCCAGGAGGAGGTGATCCGGGTGCAGCAGGAAGCGCTGCGAGAGCTGGAGGCGCCCTTGATCCCGGTGCACGAGCACGTCGTGGTGATGCCGCTCGTGGGGTGGCTCGACGCGGCGAGGCTTTCGCGGGTGCAGGAGGCGCTTCTCGAAGGGGTCGCCGGCGCCCAGCCACGGGTGGCGATCCTGGACATGACGGGGGTGCGGCGGCTGGACGCGGCGGCCGCCGAGGGGCTCGCGCGGGTGACGCGCGCAGCGCGGCTGGTCGGCGTCGAGGTGATGCTCACCGGGGTCAGACCCGACGCGGCACGGGCGCTGGTGGAACTCGGCACGGAGCTGTCGGGAATCGCGACGAGCCTGCACCTGCAAGCAGGAATCAGCCGAGCCTTGCGCGAACGCAGACGGTGAGGCGCCGCTTCAGAAGACGCCGCGCACGATCAGAGCGTTCGGGCTCGCGGCCACGTTGACCTGCACGGCCTGGCCGCTGGTGGACGCTCTGGTCCCGCTCCCCGGGCGGAGCACGAGGAGGGTCACGCCAGCAGCTGCGAGGACGCCGCCGGCGACGAAGCCGATGGTGGACACGGTGCCGAGCGTGCGCGCCTCGTCCGCGATGGACTTCTCGGCAGGAGAGCAGCGCTTGCTCGGGCAGCTCTGGTCGAGGTCCCCGACGCGGGAGAGGGACATGGCGCCCGTGACGGTGCCCAGCCCGAGGCCGACGGCGCCGAGACCGATGGCGATGGCTCCCGGGATGACGCCCGCCGAGTAGCGCGCAGGCTGAAGCTCGACGAGGACGCGCTGGTCGGCCCCCTCGGCGACCTCGATGTCGCGCTCGACGGGGGCCATGGTCGGGGCGGTGACCCGCACCTGGTGCGAGCCGGGGTCGACCCGGGCGCGGCTCCCGCGAGGACCGGCGTCGAGGCGGGTGCCGTCGAGGAAGACCTCGGCGGTGGCGCCCTCGGGGATGCCGAGGACGTCGACGCTGACTTCGGGGATGCGGCTGCGCAAGGAGGCGAGCTCCTCGCGGGCCGAGTCCTGGGCCGCCGTGAATGCCTTGGGCGCGCTGCGGTCGAGTTCGTCGACGAGGACCAGTTTGTAGGATTTCTCGGCCTCGAGGAGGCGCCCGAGCTTGGCCTGGGAGCGAGCGATGAGGAGCCAGTGGGTGGGGGCGTGGAAGTTCTCCTCCGCCTGCTGGAACTGGCCGATCGCGCCCTCGTAGTCACCGGCCTCGAACAGCTCGAAGCCGCGCTTTCCGAAGGTGCGCGCGACCTCACGCGCCTGCTGCTCGGCCCCCTTCGGAGGAGGAGCCGCCATCACGAGAGACGCACCGAGCGTCAGCCCGAGCACGGCCGCGACGGCGAGGAGGCCGCGAGCCAGGGATCGATCGTTCGTCATCGCCAGAGGTCGATCAATACCCCAGGTCGAAACCGCCGGACGCCTTCTTCGTGCTTCCACTCGGCCGCTTCCACTCCGGACGCGTCGAGGGCGCAGGACGCGTGGTGGAGGGTGTGCCCGTCGTCCCTTGCTCGGGAACCTCAGGGGTCTCGGTCGGGGTCTGCTCAGGCGTGGCGTCCGGCGGCTGCGGTGTCTCTTCGACAGGAGCCTGGGGTTCCGCCGTGGACCTGGCGTCACGCACGGTGCCCGAGATCACGCTGGGGTGGGGGGACGCTGCCGGAGGGTCTCCCTTCGGTTGCTCCTTCGGCGGCGTGGCGCCGCCGTCCTGAGCGGCGTCCTCGGATCCTCCGACGAGGAGCACGACGACCACGAGGAGGGAAAAGAGGACCGCGGTGGCGACAGCGCCGAGCGCGACGATGCGCCGCGCGAGGGGCGGAGGGACCTGCAGGGTGCGGGCGATGGTCTGCCAGATGTCCTCGGGGCCGGCGGGGACCGGGAACGGTGCGCCAGGGCCTTGAGCTCCACCCGCCAGCGGCTCCGTGGACGGAGGCAGAGGCGCTCCAGCCACGGGGCCGCCAAGGCCTCCAGCCAGGTAGAGGGCGACCTCGGCGTCCGCTTGGAGGAAGGCAGGCGGGGCGATCTCACCAGGCGTCACGGGGAGCACTGGCGCGCTCTCGCGGGGATTCGAGACGGGCCCAGGGTGGGGATTCGAGGGGACGCTCGATCGGGGGCTGGAAGGAACGCCTGAGCGAGGCTCGGAAGGCGAAGGCTGCGGTGTGGGGGTGGTCAGCGCGGGTTTGCTGGATCTGGGGTTCGCCGAGAGGGGGAGCGAGGCGTCGGCCAGCGGAGGCGGCGCTTCGGGCAGGCCGAGGCCGCTCAACGAGGCCGTGCGGGACACGGCGGCTTCCAGGGCGACGCGCGCCTGAAGGAAGACCTCCGCGGGCATCGGGTCGCTGGGTGAAGACGGCTCGTCTTCCACGGTCGACGCCGCTGGCGGAGGCAAGGAGGGGACGCCGAGACCCCGAGGGCTCCGGCTGGATGCAGGCCGGGCGATGGCCGAGAACTCGGCCGCCATCTCCATCGCCCCCTGGAAACGCCGATCCGGATCTTGCTGGAAGGCGCGGACGAAGAAGGCGTCGAGCTCCGGCGGCAGGCCAGGGAGGAACTGCGAGGCGAGCGGCGCAGGCTCGATGCAGACCTTGATGATCAGCTCGGCGATGGAGTCGGCGGTGAAGGGCTTCGAGCCGGTGATGGCGCGGAAGATGATGACGCCGAGCGACCAGAGATCGCTGCGGTGATCGACGGTGCGATGCCCGCGGGCCTGCTCCGGGCTCATGTAGGTCGGGGAGCCGAGCAAGGTCCCCGTCTGGGTCTCGTGTCCGAGGGAACCCCAGCGCACCTTGGCCACGCCGAAGTCGAGCAGCTTGACGATCTCCTCGTCGTCGACGTGGGCGATGAAGATGTTGGTGGGCTTCAGGTCGCGGTGAACGATGCCGCTCTCGTGGGCACGCCGCAGCCCCTTCGCAGCCTGGGTGAGGATGGGCTCGAAGTCTTCGAGCGACATCCTGCCGACACGCCGCAGCCGCCCGCCGAGGTCTTCCCCTTCGAGCAGCTCCATCACGATGTACGGCGGCGAGTCGTCGTCGACGCCGTGATCGAGGACCTGGACGACGTGGGGGGAGCGGATCTGCGCCGCAGCGCGGGCCTCCCGCTCGAAGCGCTGGCGCGCATCCGGGGCCTCACCCGCGCCCGCTTCCATGAACTTGATGGCCACCGGCATGTCGAGCCGGAGGTGGCGCCCGCTCCAGACGGTACCCATGCCACCGCGACCCACGAGCCGCTCGAGCCGGAACTTGCCGGCGACGATATCTCCCGGTGCGGTCATCCTGCCGTTTGCGATCGGCGCTGGTCGGGGCTCTCCGCCACCGGCCTCAACGCGCAGGGATCAGTCAGTCGGCTGAGCGCGTTGTGGAAGAATGGCCGGAACGTCATCTCTCGGTAGCCCATGATCAGGTGGGAGGGACATCGTAACACGACGCACGCGATACCGGCAGCCGCCCTGGTGGATGGGCTGACCCCAGGCATGGCGTCGCCCGCCTCCTGGATGACCTCGCCCTCCTGACCGCGCCTTCGGCTCGCGACCTCTCCATTTTCGGCTAACGTGCGCGCCCGTGCGCTCCAGGTTCCCGCTCGTCGCGGCTCTGTTTCTGATCTCGGGCGCAACCGGCCTCCTTTACGAGGTCGCGTTCTCCAAGCTCCTCGCTTACGTCTTCGGCGCCACCGCTTACGCGGTGAGCACGGTTCTGGCGGCTTTCATGGGAGGGCTCGCGCTCGGCGCTCACTTCGGGGGTCGCCGAGCCTCCCGACTGCGCCACCCGCTCGTGGCGTACGGGAGCCTGGAGATCTTGGTGGGAGCGGTCTGCGCCCTGTCTCCTTTCGCCTTCGAGGCCTTGACCTCCGTCTACGTGCAGGTGGCCCGCGCAGCCCCTGGCTCGCTCGCCGTCCTGACGGTGGTCCGCGCAGGGCTGACGGGCCTGGTGGTGGTCATCCCCACGATGGGGATGGGCGCCACGTTGCCCGTGCTGTCCCGCATCGTCGCGGCCGCAGCAGGGGGGTCTTCGTCGACCGGCGAAGACCCCGGGGCGGCCCGGCGCCTCGCGACGCTCTACGCGATCAACACGGCGGGCGGCGCGCTGGGTGCCTTGTCGGGGGCTTACCTGGTGCTGCCTGCGCTGGGGATCCGGGGCACGATCTGGGTGGCCGCCGTGGCGAACTTGCTGGTCGGTGCGGTGGCCATCGCAGCGGGACGTCACGTCGAGGTGCCCGCCACGACGAGCGAGCTTCCGGCCCGGGAGACCGCGGACGAGTCCTCCGGCGCGTCGACGAGCGCTGCAATGGAAGCAGCCGCGCCCGCCGAGACAGCGGCCGTGCCCTCTGCGCCGTCGACGTCTTCCTTCGGGCTCACGCCACGCTTGCTCGTCGGGCTGGCGTTCTCCTCGGGCTTCCTGGTCTTCGCAGCAGAGGTCATCCAGACGCACCTGCTCGCGCTGCTCATCGGCAACAGCGCCTACGCCTTCGGGCTGATGCTCGCGGTGTTCCTCGTCTGTCTGGCGCTCGGAGCCGCACGCGCACCCGGGTTTGCGAGGCGCCACGGAGCCGGAGCGCTCTGGCGCGGGCTGGCGGTGACCGCGCTGGCGCTCGCCTTGACCTTGCCCCTCTGGGATCAGCTTCCTCACCTGTTCACGTTCGCGGGACGGCACGTACATTCCTGGACCGGTCGCGAACTGGTACGAGCGCTCGCGGCGTTCGCGATCCTGGCGCTCCCGACGCTGTACATGGGCACCACGTTCCCGCTCCTGCTCCAGCAGGTCGCGGGACGCGCCGATGTCGCCGCGCGCGTCGGTGTGCTCACGTCGGTGAACACGCTCGGCACCATCGCCGGCTCGATCGGAACGGGCTACGTCATCCTCCCGGTGCTCGGCTCTCAGCGCGCGCTCGGCGCGGTGGCTGCGGGCTTCGGGCTGGCGGCAGCCCTCGCGGCGATGGCACTCGGCCGCGACGCACGAGCCCAGCGAGAGCGCGCCCTCGCGTTCGTCACCACGGGAGCCGCGGCACTCCTCGCGCTGCTCATGCCCCGCTGGGATCTCGCGCGCCTCACCAGCGGGGCCAACGTTTACTTCGTGATGGGTCCCCCGCCCGATGGGATCGACTTCGTGCGCGAGGACGTGCACGGCGGCGTGACCACGGTGGTCCACCGTGCCGGGATCACCACGATGTACACGAACGGCAAGTTCCAGGGCGACGATGGGCCGGAGATGGTGGCGCAGCGGCGCTTCGCTCACTTCCCTTCCCTGTTCGTCCCGGAGACCCGTCGCGCGCTGGTGATCGGCCTCGGCACGGGCACCACCCTGGGCACGCTGGCCGCCTATCCCTGGCAGCGCCTGGACGTCGCCGAGATCTCTCCTGCCATCGTCGAAGCGGCGCGCGCGTACTTCGCTGGCCCGAGCCGCAGCGCACTCGACGATCCGCGCGTGCACCTGTCGCTCAACGATGGCCGCAACGAGCTGCTGGTCGCCACCGAACCCTACGATCTGGTCACGATGGAGGTGACCAGCATCTGGTTCGCTGGCGCCGCGACGCTCTACAGCCGGGAGTTCTACGAGCTGGTGCGCGCTCGCCTGTCGGAGCGAGGCATCCTTCAGCAGTGGGTTCAGCTCCATCACATCCGGCCCCGGGAGCTCGCCACCGTGATCCGCACCTTGCGGAGCGTCTTCCCTCACGTGGCGCTGTTCGCGGGGGGCGGGCAAGGAATCCTGGTCGCCAGCGCCAGGCCGCTCGTGGCCTCGGAGGCGCACCTCGAGGAGCTGGAAAAGCGGCCAGCGTTGCGCGAGACGCTGGAGGGGCGGCGGCTCGACGAGCTGCTCGGTGAGCTCCTGTCCTCGGGCGAGGACCTCGATCGCTTCGTCGCCGATGTGGCAGCCAACGACGGAGGCCCCATCGTCTCGACCGACGACAACCTCTACCTCGAGTACGCGACCCCCAAGGGCAACGTCCTCGACTACCCGACGTCCTTGCGCGCCACCCTCGATCTGCTGGAGCGGTACCGCACCCCCGATCCGAGGGCGCGGCACCTGGGCCCTTGAAGGCCCTGGAGTTGGGGTTCGTTCAGGGGGCGGGCGGAGGCGGCTCGGGGGCCAGGTTCTCGGGGGCCGCGCTCTTCTTGAGATCCTGCTCGCGCCTCTTGCGGTCGTACTCCTTCACCTGATCGCCGGTGGGCCGGTACTGCGGCGGCGGTGGCGGCAGGCGCTTCGCCATGGCGTCAGCGGCACGCTTCTTCCGCTCCTCGGTGCTCAGCACATCGAGGGCGAAGCCGCCCGCATAGGGATCTCTGCCGAGGAAGGGACGACCGTTCACCTCGGCGACGTGGAACTCCACGCGCCGGTTGTCGCTCCGACCCGAGGCGAGCGCGTTCGGAGCGAGCGGCTTGTCCTCTCCGAAGCCCACGGCGAGGAGGCGAATGGGATCCACGCCCTGGTCGACCATCCAGTGCGCCACCGCGAGCGCTCGCTGTGCGCTGAGTTCGAGGTTCTTGTCTTCGCTGTCCCGAGCGTCGGTGTGGCCCTCGATCCGCAGCCGGCTCACCTCGGGGTGATCG is part of the Chondromyces crocatus genome and encodes:
- a CDS encoding serine/threonine-protein kinase; the encoded protein is MTAPGDIVAGKFRLERLVGRGGMGTVWSGRHLRLDMPVAIKFMEAGAGEAPDARQRFEREARAAAQIRSPHVVQVLDHGVDDDSPPYIVMELLEGEDLGGRLRRVGRMSLEDFEPILTQAAKGLRRAHESGIVHRDLKPTNIFIAHVDDEEIVKLLDFGVAKVRWGSLGHETQTGTLLGSPTYMSPEQARGHRTVDHRSDLWSLGVIIFRAITGSKPFTADSIAELIIKVCIEPAPLASQFLPGLPPELDAFFVRAFQQDPDRRFQGAMEMAAEFSAIARPASSRSPRGLGVPSLPPPAASTVEDEPSSPSDPMPAEVFLQARVALEAAVSRTASLSGLGLPEAPPPLADASLPLSANPRSSKPALTTPTPQPSPSEPRSGVPSSPRSSVPSNPHPGPVSNPRESAPVLPVTPGEIAPPAFLQADAEVALYLAGGLGGPVAGAPLPPSTEPLAGGAQGPGAPFPVPAGPEDIWQTIARTLQVPPPLARRIVALGAVATAVLFSLLVVVVLLVGGSEDAAQDGGATPPKEQPKGDPPAASPHPSVISGTVRDARSTAEPQAPVEETPQPPDATPEQTPTETPEVPEQGTTGTPSTTRPAPSTRPEWKRPSGSTKKASGGFDLGY
- a CDS encoding alpha/beta hydrolase is translated as MHTPRGRILGMMALAGVAFGGIHCAGAPLDSDSGQRKARSTSPGFLPFEQEGRGTGKSRKPTPTFESRVEDVNSPRSPSEAETLDGGPFTELQVPGHQPAVVSVPQGVVGPRPVIVATHGAGDRAEPHCTIWRNTIQDRGFVLCPRGTPMSNGEPGPQTGYFYRNHIELGREIKAALDALQARFPDHVDTESPIFVGYSQGAIHGVPLLLENQPRFSRVVLIEGGNGGYNEWSAQAARLFKQHGGERVLFACGGSGCANKANQAAVLLNDAGLRVRVLEVDGAGHSYGGRMEDQVRREFGWIAAGDGRWAEGAGSSSR
- a CDS encoding fused MFS/spermidine synthase, which produces MRSRFPLVAALFLISGATGLLYEVAFSKLLAYVFGATAYAVSTVLAAFMGGLALGAHFGGRRASRLRHPLVAYGSLEILVGAVCALSPFAFEALTSVYVQVARAAPGSLAVLTVVRAGLTGLVVVIPTMGMGATLPVLSRIVAAAAGGSSSTGEDPGAARRLATLYAINTAGGALGALSGAYLVLPALGIRGTIWVAAVANLLVGAVAIAAGRHVEVPATTSELPARETADESSGASTSAAMEAAAPAETAAVPSAPSTSSFGLTPRLLVGLAFSSGFLVFAAEVIQTHLLALLIGNSAYAFGLMLAVFLVCLALGAARAPGFARRHGAGALWRGLAVTALALALTLPLWDQLPHLFTFAGRHVHSWTGRELVRALAAFAILALPTLYMGTTFPLLLQQVAGRADVAARVGVLTSVNTLGTIAGSIGTGYVILPVLGSQRALGAVAAGFGLAAALAAMALGRDARAQRERALAFVTTGAAALLALLMPRWDLARLTSGANVYFVMGPPPDGIDFVREDVHGGVTTVVHRAGITTMYTNGKFQGDDGPEMVAQRRFAHFPSLFVPETRRALVIGLGTGTTLGTLAAYPWQRLDVAEISPAIVEAARAYFAGPSRSALDDPRVHLSLNDGRNELLVATEPYDLVTMEVTSIWFAGAATLYSREFYELVRARLSERGILQQWVQLHHIRPRELATVIRTLRSVFPHVALFAGGGQGILVASARPLVASEAHLEELEKRPALRETLEGRRLDELLGELLSSGEDLDRFVADVAANDGGPIVSTDDNLYLEYATPKGNVLDYPTSLRATLDLLERYRTPDPRARHLGP
- a CDS encoding OmpA family protein, producing MSFLVGVSSSIGCWDNRLPPREVPKEQTQAQLPGWYPEKPWSEHSGEAQIFIEGKIVFDTGKAIIRPGSEKVLKTLLQFMSDHPEVSRLRIEGHTDARDSEDKNLELSAQRALAVAHWMVDQGVDPIRLLAVGFGEDKPLAPNALASGRSDNRRVEFHVAEVNGRPFLGRDPYAGGFALDVLSTEERKKRAADAMAKRLPPPPPQYRPTGDQVKEYDRKRREQDLKKSAAPENLAPEPPPPAP
- a CDS encoding STAS domain-containing protein, translating into MPHSLLHLEAREILDALPEPVALVDDRQIIQYLNAAWQRVSLPEEQGAEAAYAPGRAFTACMSQSLGAGAEDEALLTAALQGERVERRGRVLDASLDASKERWLLTQVVPWGPHSARRVLVSKRDITTEMVSTRSSERYHEILKSVGFAASQFLGSGSWSERVARVLERFGQVTDVSRVYVFDARQSPAGDWVCSQLYEWCADGVTVEIDNPDLQNMPFEELGLGRWIEHLSRDEPIFGQVNTFPAGERAILEPQSIVSIVVVPIFVSGTWWGFLGFDECRSARAWSLAEIEALRAGAGLLGSAFHNEQSRSLVQERLAQEEVIRVQQEALRELEAPLIPVHEHVVVMPLVGWLDAARLSRVQEALLEGVAGAQPRVAILDMTGVRRLDAAAAEGLARVTRAARLVGVEVMLTGVRPDAARALVELGTELSGIATSLHLQAGISRALRERRR
- a CDS encoding trypsin-like serine protease: MRNPTLLLLTTLSALLASACAVDVEDTGVLDDVEVEEDNDAIVGGSNQNITDHPWQVSIQSSSGSHFCGGSVLNANWIVTAQHCIEGAASYNVAAPGSMRVAAGASKLSGMNSSGQIRQIEQVIPYPGYSDASLGKDIALIKLSSPLTLNGTTVKAIALATPADASAGLTNAGVSANVSGWGTLRSGGSSPDTLQAVNVPIVSNATASSLYGTTISADQIAAGDTTNGGKDACQGDSGGPFTVAKGSDRILAGVVSWGNGCADRRYPGLYARVSTFESWLNSTSSSTFNQVTNQTGLSGASNSWKHYTVTVPAGAKGLSVYTGRASSSSGDADLFVRRTSQPTTSAYNCRSQESGNNEGCVIPSPASGTWYVSVRGYSSYSGVNLTAYTY